One genomic window of Xanthobacter dioxanivorans includes the following:
- a CDS encoding pirin family protein, whose protein sequence is MSFSPCPDPLPGDTASCDAVELVIVPRARDIGGMEVARVLPSTHGCMIGPFIFFDRMGPVRFSAHQAEDVRPHPHIGLATVTYLFDGSMIHRDSLGTERVIEPGAVNLMTAGRGIVHSERHDASVKARGGDLFGIQSWIALPKAREEDAPAFLHAGVEALPEVSDGKVTARVILGSAFGATSPVALASPATYAEVKLGAGASLPIDPTQEDRALFTLEGEVEVDGVAFPPGQMLVIRRGLATQARALTPARLMLIGGEPLDGPRYIWWNFVASELDRIEHAKDAWRRGRFDLIPMDHDEFIPAPADGPGHPRPQMPRR, encoded by the coding sequence ATGAGCTTTTCCCCCTGTCCCGATCCCCTGCCGGGCGACACCGCGAGCTGCGATGCGGTGGAGCTGGTGATCGTGCCGCGTGCCCGCGACATCGGTGGCATGGAAGTGGCCCGCGTGCTGCCGTCCACCCACGGCTGCATGATCGGCCCCTTCATCTTCTTCGACCGAATGGGGCCGGTGCGGTTCTCGGCGCACCAGGCCGAGGACGTGCGCCCACATCCGCATATCGGCCTTGCCACCGTCACCTACCTGTTCGACGGCAGCATGATCCACCGCGACAGCCTCGGCACCGAGCGGGTGATCGAGCCGGGCGCGGTCAACCTCATGACCGCCGGACGCGGCATCGTGCATTCCGAGCGGCACGACGCGAGCGTGAAGGCGCGCGGCGGCGACCTGTTCGGCATCCAGAGCTGGATCGCCCTGCCCAAGGCGCGGGAGGAGGATGCCCCGGCCTTCCTGCATGCGGGCGTGGAGGCGCTGCCGGAAGTCTCCGACGGAAAGGTCACCGCGCGCGTCATCCTGGGAAGCGCCTTCGGCGCCACGTCTCCCGTCGCCCTCGCCTCGCCCGCCACCTATGCGGAGGTGAAGCTCGGGGCCGGCGCCAGCCTGCCCATCGACCCGACCCAGGAGGACCGGGCCCTGTTCACCCTGGAGGGCGAGGTGGAGGTGGACGGCGTCGCCTTCCCGCCGGGCCAAATGCTGGTGATTCGCCGGGGCCTGGCGACCCAGGCCCGCGCCCTCACCCCCGCCCGCCTGATGCTGATCGGCGGCGAACCCCTGGATGGGCCGCGCTACATCTGGTGGAACTTCGTCGCCTCGGAGCTCGACCGCATCGAGCACGCGAAAGACGCGTGGCGCCGGGGGCGCTTCGACCTGATCCCCATGGACCACGACGAATTCATCCCCGCCCCCGCCGATGGCCCCGGCCATCCCCGGCCGCAGATGCCCCGGCGCTGA
- the treS gene encoding maltose alpha-D-glucosyltransferase yields MPEPVTAGDDPLWYKDAIIYQLHVKSFFDANDDGIGDFRGLISKLDYIADLGATAVWLLPFYPSPRRDDGYDISLYEGVSPDYGTMDEARRFIAEAHARGLRVITELVINHTSDQHPWFQAARRAPKGSPERDFYVWADDDKGYPGVPIVFCDVEKSNWTFDEVAGQFYWHRFYSHQPDLNFDNPEVLERVLSIMRFWLDLGVDGLRLDAVPYLVEREGTDCANLPQTHAILRKIRAHLDAHYRGRMLLAEANLWPEDTQQYFGPAADECHMAFHFPLMPRMYMAIAKEDRFPVTDILRQTPEIPPTCQWAIFLRNHDELTLETVTDSERDYLWSVYAADRRARINLGIRRRLAPLLARDRRRMELMNSLLLTLPGTPVIYYGDEIGMGDNIHLGDRDGVRTPMQWSPDRNGGFSRADPERLVLPVIQDPLYGFSAVNVEAQQRDAHSVLNWTRRFLAVRKEHLAFGRGAFRLVFPRNRRILAYLREHDGEVVLCVANLAHTLQGVELDLPEFDRRVPVDLVSGTSLPALGRAPLALTLPPYGFYAFGLSVTALEPAWRDPAPEALPEFATLVVRDGLMDALSERHRPMIEREALPGYLARRRWFAGRASEIGAVRIAWAMRLPGTQRELALAEIEADLGGRLERYLMPLCIAWEDQHPPAIAESLALTRVRQGRRVGFLTDAAVLDGLPHGVVRALKDKTPVPLPDGGSLSFSPTDRLDGVEVERAAPAELADADEPAASLALTDQVVVKLFRRVEFGRTGEEEMARHLGAVGFAPAPTLLGAVTRNDQAGARAPVALVYGFVRNQGNAADWTMAQVQRALDAAAATADGGHHRFEEELAGVVPLLRSVGRRLAELHAALAAPLADPAFAPETAGREALAAWRAQARVMFAAALDSLAGMPAPDAAVVAGLAALDRLRPGLEDRLAALFREDPAPLIRIHGRFDLGHVLVTGGEAVIVGAQGGIDGAPEGARAKQCPWRDLAQLLASLDHAVARISIGEAGSARDAPALRMELLSAFRARAERAIVGAYLERTPFAASGRSLADAFLLEALARQVRDAGETRPELAAALLGGLLRQAERLTQASVAEEAAQPA; encoded by the coding sequence ATGCCTGAGCCCGTCACCGCCGGGGATGATCCGCTCTGGTACAAGGACGCGATCATCTACCAGCTCCACGTGAAGTCCTTCTTTGATGCCAATGACGACGGCATCGGCGACTTTCGCGGCCTGATCTCGAAGTTGGACTATATCGCCGACCTCGGCGCCACCGCGGTCTGGCTGCTGCCCTTCTATCCCTCGCCCCGGCGCGACGACGGCTACGACATCTCCCTCTACGAGGGCGTGTCGCCGGACTACGGCACCATGGATGAGGCGCGCCGCTTCATCGCCGAGGCGCATGCGCGCGGCCTGCGCGTCATCACCGAGCTGGTGATCAACCACACCAGCGACCAGCATCCCTGGTTCCAGGCCGCGCGGCGGGCACCGAAGGGCAGCCCCGAGCGCGACTTCTACGTGTGGGCCGACGACGACAAGGGCTATCCGGGCGTGCCCATCGTCTTCTGCGACGTGGAGAAGTCCAACTGGACCTTCGACGAGGTGGCCGGCCAGTTCTACTGGCACCGCTTCTATTCCCACCAGCCGGATCTCAACTTCGACAATCCGGAGGTGCTGGAGCGCGTGCTCTCCATCATGCGCTTCTGGCTCGACCTCGGGGTGGACGGGCTTAGGCTCGATGCCGTGCCCTATCTCGTCGAGCGCGAGGGCACCGATTGCGCCAACCTGCCGCAGACCCATGCGATCCTCCGGAAGATCCGCGCCCATCTCGACGCCCATTACCGCGGCCGCATGCTGCTCGCCGAGGCCAACCTGTGGCCGGAGGACACGCAGCAATATTTCGGTCCGGCGGCGGACGAGTGCCACATGGCGTTCCACTTCCCGCTCATGCCGCGCATGTACATGGCCATCGCCAAGGAGGACCGCTTTCCGGTCACCGACATCCTGCGCCAGACCCCCGAGATCCCGCCCACCTGCCAGTGGGCCATCTTCCTGCGCAACCATGACGAGCTGACGCTGGAGACGGTCACCGATTCCGAGCGCGACTATCTGTGGAGCGTCTATGCGGCGGACCGGCGGGCGCGCATCAATCTCGGCATCCGCCGCCGCCTGGCGCCGCTGCTGGCCCGCGACCGGCGGCGCATGGAGCTGATGAACTCCCTGCTGCTGACGCTCCCCGGCACGCCGGTGATCTATTACGGCGACGAGATCGGCATGGGCGACAACATCCATCTCGGCGACCGCGACGGCGTGCGCACCCCCATGCAATGGTCGCCGGATCGCAATGGCGGCTTCTCCCGGGCTGATCCCGAGCGGCTCGTTTTGCCGGTGATCCAGGATCCGCTCTATGGATTTTCGGCGGTGAACGTGGAGGCGCAGCAGCGGGACGCCCATTCGGTGCTCAACTGGACCCGGCGCTTCCTCGCCGTGCGCAAGGAGCACCTGGCGTTCGGGCGGGGCGCCTTCCGCCTCGTCTTCCCGCGCAACCGGCGCATCCTCGCCTATCTGCGCGAGCATGACGGCGAGGTGGTGCTGTGCGTCGCCAACCTCGCCCACACCCTCCAGGGCGTCGAGCTGGACCTGCCGGAGTTCGACCGCCGCGTGCCGGTGGATCTCGTCAGCGGCACGTCGCTGCCGGCCCTCGGCCGGGCGCCCCTCGCCCTCACCTTGCCGCCCTACGGCTTTTATGCCTTCGGGCTCTCGGTGACGGCGCTGGAGCCGGCCTGGCGCGATCCCGCGCCCGAGGCGCTGCCGGAATTCGCCACGCTGGTGGTGCGCGACGGGCTCATGGACGCCCTGTCGGAGCGCCACCGGCCGATGATCGAGCGGGAGGCGCTGCCGGGCTACCTCGCCCGCCGGCGCTGGTTCGCGGGGCGAGCCTCGGAGATCGGCGCGGTGCGCATCGCCTGGGCCATGCGCCTGCCCGGAACCCAGCGGGAGCTGGCGCTGGCCGAGATCGAGGCCGACCTCGGCGGCCGTCTCGAGCGCTACCTCATGCCCCTGTGCATCGCCTGGGAGGACCAGCACCCGCCCGCCATCGCCGAGTCCCTGGCGCTCACCCGCGTGCGGCAGGGCCGGCGGGTCGGCTTCCTCACCGACGCGGCCGTGCTCGATGGCCTGCCCCACGGCGTCGTCCGCGCGCTCAAGGACAAGACGCCGGTGCCGCTGCCGGACGGCGGCAGCCTCTCGTTCTCGCCCACTGACCGCCTCGACGGCGTCGAGGTGGAGCGGGCCGCCCCGGCCGAGCTCGCCGATGCGGACGAGCCGGCGGCCAGCCTCGCGCTCACCGACCAGGTGGTGGTCAAATTGTTCCGCCGGGTGGAGTTCGGCCGTACCGGCGAGGAGGAGATGGCGCGCCATCTCGGCGCCGTCGGCTTCGCCCCCGCCCCGACCCTGCTCGGCGCGGTGACCCGCAACGACCAGGCCGGCGCGCGGGCGCCGGTGGCGCTCGTCTACGGCTTCGTCCGCAACCAGGGCAACGCCGCCGACTGGACCATGGCCCAAGTGCAGCGCGCCCTCGACGCCGCCGCCGCCACCGCGGACGGCGGTCACCACCGGTTCGAGGAGGAGCTCGCCGGCGTGGTGCCGCTGCTGCGCAGCGTCGGCCGGCGCCTCGCCGAGCTGCACGCCGCATTGGCGGCGCCGCTGGCCGATCCCGCCTTCGCGCCGGAGACGGCGGGACGCGAGGCGCTCGCCGCCTGGCGCGCGCAGGCCCGGGTGATGTTCGCCGCCGCCCTCGACAGCCTGGCCGGCATGCCTGCGCCGGACGCCGCGGTCGTGGCGGGGCTCGCCGCCCTCGACCGGCTGCGTCCCGGCCTCGAGGACCGGCTCGCCGCCCTGTTCCGGGAGGATCCGGCGCCGCTCATCCGCATCCACGGGCGCTTCGATCTCGGCCATGTGCTGGTGACCGGCGGGGAGGCGGTGATCGTCGGTGCCCAGGGCGGCATCGACGGCGCGCCGGAAGGGGCGCGGGCGAAGCAGTGCCCGTGGCGCGACCTGGCGCAACTGCTGGCTTCCCTCGATCATGCAGTGGCGCGCATCTCCATCGGCGAGGCGGGCAGCGCGCGCGATGCGCCGGCCCTGCGCATGGAGCTGCTTTCCGCCTTTCGCGCCCGGGCGGAGCGGGCGATCGTCGGGGCCTATCTCGAACGCACCCCGTTTGCCGCGTCCGGGCGGTCCCTCGCCGACGCCTTCCTGCTGGAGGCGCTGGCGCGGCAGGTGCGGGACGCCGGCGAGACGCGTCCGGAGCTTGCCGCGGCGCTCCTCGGCGGCCTCCTGCGGCAGGCGGAGCGCCTGACGCAGGCAAGCGTGGCCGAGGAGGCGGCGCAGCCGGCCTGA
- a CDS encoding MFS transporter, translating to MAQPPSGGASSATMPVHPRLPLLALGAAAFGIGTTEFVIMGLLPEMAAELSVTIPQAGLLVTGYALSVAFGSPFLAVATARMDRRHALLALMGVFILGNLLCALAPGYWLLMGARVLTALCHGAFFGLGAVVAASLVLPGRKAQAIAMMFAGLTLANVLGVPLGTALGEALGWRSTFLAVVAIGFAAAAALAAFLPRHMPVPAMSLRQEARSLGSVQVMLAMGISIASSASLFSVFTYIAPILQQVTGISVHGTTAMLLLFGVGLTCGNFLGGRLADWRLMPTVIGTLCVIIPLLCLFAFTSHGPGPAAVTLFVWGVLAFTLIAPLQMRVVNEAAHAPNLASTVNQGAFNLGNAIGAWAGGLALTLGLPYGELPFMGAAIAGLALGLAALSHALDLKARRAPASRSGDPAEPAEPALGGRLS from the coding sequence ATGGCCCAACCGCCCAGCGGCGGCGCGTCGTCGGCGACGATGCCCGTCCATCCCCGTCTGCCGCTGCTTGCCCTCGGTGCCGCCGCGTTCGGCATCGGCACCACCGAATTCGTCATCATGGGCCTGCTGCCGGAAATGGCGGCGGAGCTCTCCGTCACCATCCCGCAGGCTGGCCTGCTGGTGACCGGCTACGCCCTTTCGGTGGCCTTCGGCTCGCCCTTTCTCGCCGTAGCGACGGCGCGCATGGACCGCCGCCACGCGCTGCTGGCGCTGATGGGTGTCTTCATCCTCGGCAATCTCCTGTGCGCGCTCGCCCCCGGCTACTGGCTGCTGATGGGCGCGCGGGTGCTCACCGCCCTGTGCCACGGCGCCTTCTTCGGCCTCGGGGCGGTGGTGGCGGCCAGCCTCGTCCTGCCGGGGCGCAAGGCGCAGGCCATCGCCATGATGTTTGCTGGCCTCACCCTCGCCAACGTGCTGGGCGTGCCGCTGGGGACGGCGCTGGGCGAGGCGCTCGGCTGGCGCAGCACCTTCCTCGCCGTGGTGGCGATCGGCTTTGCCGCCGCCGCGGCGCTCGCCGCCTTCCTACCGCGCCACATGCCCGTGCCCGCCATGAGCCTGAGGCAGGAAGCACGTTCCCTGGGCAGCGTGCAGGTGATGCTGGCGATGGGGATTTCCATCGCCTCCTCGGCGAGCCTGTTCAGCGTCTTCACCTATATCGCGCCCATCCTCCAGCAGGTCACCGGGATCAGCGTCCACGGCACCACGGCGATGCTGCTGCTGTTCGGGGTGGGGCTGACCTGCGGCAACTTCCTCGGCGGCCGGCTCGCCGACTGGCGGCTGATGCCCACCGTCATCGGCACGCTGTGCGTGATCATCCCGCTTTTGTGCCTGTTCGCCTTCACCAGCCACGGACCGGGGCCGGCGGCGGTGACCCTGTTCGTGTGGGGCGTGCTCGCCTTCACGCTGATCGCGCCGCTGCAGATGCGGGTGGTGAACGAGGCGGCGCACGCGCCCAACCTCGCCTCCACCGTCAACCAGGGCGCGTTCAACCTGGGCAACGCCATCGGCGCCTGGGCCGGCGGCCTCGCGCTCACCCTCGGCCTGCCCTATGGCGAGCTGCCCTTCATGGGCGCGGCCATTGCCGGCCTCGCCCTGGGGCTCGCGGCGCTGTCCCACGCCCTCGACCTCAAGGCTCGGCGCGCGCCGGCCAGCCGGAGCGGCGACCCGGCGGAGCCCGCCGAGCCCGCCTTGGGCGGACGCCTGTCCTAG
- the ppk2 gene encoding polyphosphate kinase 2, producing MSKDKKKKHAVSADGEANAPLTRKAYDQELKALHGELVKLQLWAKHTGAKVCVIFEGRDGAGKGGVIKAILERVSPRTFRVVALPPPTDREKSQMFIQRYVPHLPAAGEIVIFDRSWYNRAGVERVMGFCPEETAKKFLASVPFVEKAIVESGVILIKYWLEVSEEEQTRRMESRIDDPRKVWKLSPMDLESYSRWYDYSRARDEMFEASDTQWAPWFVAHSDDKKRARLNIISHLLSRIPYEEVPREKIELPKRQKSHGYQEADYARHRVPERY from the coding sequence ATGTCCAAGGACAAGAAGAAGAAACACGCCGTCAGCGCCGACGGCGAGGCCAACGCGCCGCTGACCCGCAAGGCCTATGATCAGGAGCTGAAGGCGCTGCATGGCGAGCTGGTGAAGCTGCAGCTCTGGGCCAAGCATACCGGCGCGAAAGTGTGCGTGATTTTCGAGGGGCGGGACGGTGCCGGCAAGGGTGGCGTCATCAAGGCGATCCTGGAGCGGGTGAGCCCGCGCACCTTCCGCGTGGTGGCCCTGCCGCCGCCCACCGACCGCGAGAAGTCGCAGATGTTCATCCAGCGCTACGTGCCGCATCTGCCGGCGGCGGGCGAGATCGTTATCTTCGACCGGTCCTGGTACAACCGGGCCGGGGTCGAGCGGGTCATGGGCTTTTGCCCGGAGGAGACGGCGAAGAAGTTCCTCGCCTCCGTGCCGTTCGTGGAGAAGGCCATCGTCGAATCCGGCGTCATCCTCATCAAATACTGGTTGGAGGTGTCCGAGGAGGAGCAGACGCGGCGCATGGAGAGCCGCATCGACGATCCGCGCAAGGTGTGGAAGCTCTCGCCCATGGATCTGGAATCCTATTCGCGCTGGTATGACTATTCCCGCGCGCGGGACGAGATGTTCGAGGCTTCCGATACCCAGTGGGCGCCCTGGTTCGTCGCCCACTCGGACGACAAGAAGCGGGCGCGGCTCAACATCATCTCGCACCTGCTCTCGCGCATCCCCTACGAGGAGGTGCCGCGGGAGAAGATCGAGCTGCCCAAGCGGCAGAAGTCGCACGGCTACCAGGAGGCGGACTATGCCCGCCACCGGGTGCCCGAGCGGTACTGA